From the genome of Bos indicus isolate NIAB-ARS_2022 breed Sahiwal x Tharparkar chromosome 2, NIAB-ARS_B.indTharparkar_mat_pri_1.0, whole genome shotgun sequence:
TAATATGGGAGGGGATCATCTCAAAGGGAAGCAACAGATGTAGGCTGTTAAGGACAAGATCTCCATACACTATCAGAGAGGGAAGAAGTTTGAATCTGGAACTGAAGACAGTCTGGGGAAATGTCACTAACGACAAATCAGATACAAGGATATCTTGGCAACAAGCAGGAATGTACCACCAAGTTCCTTCATTTCATCCCTTCCAACTTCCAAATCTTCCCCTCTGAGGATGCTTATGGAATTTTGGGATGGAATCGAACATATGGAAGGAAAATGCAAAACAGGCTCCACCAGGCACCAGAAACCTCTTGGGGAAATTTAACCACATGAAACATCACTGGGGATCCCTTAAAGCTTACAGTCCTCCTGCTAGAGACAGCATAGGGCAAGTAGGTGAGTAGGAAAAGGGGAGAAGGGTCTCACCTGTTCCGGCCCCTGGAAGCAGATGCGGCAGAGTGGGGTCCTCATGCCACTGTCCAGGCTGCTTCCCAGTGAGTAGCGATCCTCAGCCTTCCCTTTACAGAAGTCATCTGATGAGGCACTGCTGAGCAGCGAGACAGGTGGCTCTGTGGCTGGGCCACCCCAGTCATCTTCCACAGAAGGTGGCAAAGGCGGTGGAGGTGGCAGGGGAGGGGTCTCCCTGCTCACCCCTTCTCGAGGGCCCCTCCAGCCTGCCCACCCCCCGGCACCCAGAGCCGGAAGGGTGTTGTTGTTGGCCGCCAAACCAGGGGGCTGGGGTTCTCCGTGCATGGGCAGGGGCGCTGGAGGGGGGCGCCGCAGGAGGAAAACCTTCAGGTCATTGAAGAGCATACGGCAGCGGCACTTGAGTAGACCCTGGTGGCGCAACATCTGGGGAGCTGGGGTGCACAATCCACAGCAGTACCAGGcacagcagcaccaccaccaccagagcaGCCCACTCAGGGGCATCAGCATGTGCCCAGTGGAAGCAGAGGGCCCGGTAGGGGCAGGTAGAGTCTTTGCGGAGGATGGGATGGTCTGGGGGGTCCACAGTGTATCTGTGTTATGATGGAGGGAGTCTTCGTTCTTGCTGGCTCCTCTTATATCCCCTCCAAGTAGCAAATAAATGACTCCCAGGACTGGCAA
Proteins encoded in this window:
- the MARCHF4 gene encoding E3 ubiquitin-protein ligase MARCHF4 isoform X2, coding for MLMPLSGLLWWWWCCCAWYCCGLCTPAPQMLRHQGLLKCRCRMLFNDLKVFLLRRPPPAPLPMHGEPQPPGLAANNNTLPALGAGGWAGWRGPREGVSRETPPLPPPPPLPPSVEDDWGGPATEPPVSLLSSASSDDFCKGKAEDRYSLGSSLDSGMRTPLCRICFQGPEQGELLSPCRCDGSVKCTHQPCLIKWISERGCWSCELCYYKYHVIAISTKNPLQWQAISLTVIEKVQIAAAILGSLFLIASISWLIWSTFSPSAKWQRQDLLFQICYGMYGFMDVVCIAQLDIQTHGTTRERVWRQSHLEDHRQEAQAPRAGAACFCRPHHP